A single region of the Pseudomonas granadensis genome encodes:
- a CDS encoding putative 2-aminoethylphosphonate ABC transporter ATP-binding protein: MNPAIATALTHPGAPMKVRSVQKRFGAFTALDNVSLDVAAGELVCLLGPSGCGKTTLLRCIAGLEKQDSGELYLGDRDVSHLAPQARDYGILFQSYALFPNLTVEANIAYGLAGSGRDEVRRRVGQMLELVGLTGSEKKYPGQLSGGQQQRVALARALAPAPSLLLLDEPMSALDARVREHLCTELRQLQRNLGITTLMVTHNQDEAMLMADRIAVMNNGRVEQYATPQEIYNRPATPFVAEFVGQGNWLPFQRSSDSHAQVGGMNLRLADGSVQSASGRLFCRPEAINVNPPVHEENLFPAKVREITFLGNRCRMSFELDQLPGHALLAELAPEAMPRLGAQQIMVALPPRSLQVFA; this comes from the coding sequence ATGAACCCTGCCATCGCAACTGCCCTGACTCACCCCGGCGCGCCGATGAAAGTGCGGAGCGTACAGAAGCGCTTCGGCGCTTTTACCGCGCTGGATAACGTCTCGCTCGATGTCGCCGCCGGTGAACTGGTCTGTCTGCTCGGCCCGTCGGGCTGTGGCAAGACCACATTGCTGCGCTGCATCGCCGGGCTGGAAAAACAGGACAGCGGCGAGTTGTATCTGGGCGATCGCGACGTCTCGCACCTCGCCCCGCAAGCGCGGGACTACGGAATTCTGTTCCAGTCCTACGCGCTGTTCCCCAATCTGACCGTTGAAGCGAACATTGCCTACGGCCTCGCTGGCAGCGGTCGCGATGAAGTGCGCCGCCGGGTCGGTCAAATGCTCGAACTGGTCGGCCTCACCGGCAGCGAGAAAAAGTACCCCGGCCAGTTGTCCGGCGGCCAGCAACAGCGTGTTGCGCTGGCCCGCGCGCTGGCGCCGGCACCGTCGCTGCTGTTGCTCGATGAACCGATGTCAGCCCTCGACGCTCGCGTTCGTGAGCATCTGTGCACCGAGCTGCGCCAGCTGCAGCGCAACCTCGGTATCACCACCCTGATGGTCACGCACAACCAGGACGAAGCCATGCTGATGGCCGACCGCATCGCGGTGATGAACAACGGCCGCGTCGAGCAATACGCCACCCCGCAGGAAATCTACAACCGTCCGGCCACGCCGTTCGTGGCCGAGTTCGTCGGTCAGGGCAACTGGCTGCCGTTCCAGCGCAGCAGCGACAGTCACGCCCAGGTTGGCGGGATGAATCTGCGCCTGGCCGATGGCAGCGTGCAGAGCGCCTCGGGTCGATTGTTCTGCCGCCCGGAAGCGATCAACGTCAACCCGCCGGTGCACGAAGAAAACCTGTTCCCGGCCAAGGTCCGCGAGATCACCTTTCTCGGCAACCGCTGCCGCATGAGCTTCGAACTCGATCAATTGCCCGGCCATGCGCTGCTCGCCGAACTGGCACCGGAAGCGATGCCGCGTCTGGGTGCGCAGCAAATCATGGTCGCCTTGCCGCCGCGCAGTCTGCAGGTGTTTGCCTGA
- a CDS encoding NRDE family protein, giving the protein MCLIVFAWRSGHAQPLIVAANRDEFYARPSLPLASWPEAPEVHAGRDLEAGGTWLGIGANGRFAALTNIRDPQQPPALKSRGELVARFLSGNASIDDYLSDVVGRAGEYAGFNLLLGNSHELWHFNARASEPVMLAPGVYGLSNAGLDTPWPKLLKAKAALNAVLDDPQPERLLELLSDAQTPPEAELPDTGVGMATEALLSSVFIASQSYGTRASTALVVQADGTRRMVERSFGPYGGHLGEVEICV; this is encoded by the coding sequence ATGTGTCTGATCGTATTTGCCTGGCGCTCGGGCCATGCCCAGCCGCTGATCGTCGCGGCCAACCGAGACGAGTTCTATGCCCGGCCGAGCCTGCCATTGGCGTCGTGGCCCGAGGCGCCAGAGGTCCACGCCGGACGGGACCTGGAAGCCGGCGGCACCTGGCTGGGGATTGGCGCCAATGGGCGCTTTGCCGCGCTGACCAACATTCGCGATCCGCAACAGCCGCCGGCGCTGAAGTCGCGCGGGGAACTGGTGGCGCGGTTTCTCAGCGGCAATGCGTCGATTGATGATTATTTGAGCGATGTGGTTGGCCGCGCCGGGGAGTACGCCGGGTTTAACTTGCTGCTCGGCAATAGTCACGAGCTGTGGCATTTCAATGCGCGGGCGTCCGAGCCGGTGATGCTCGCTCCGGGGGTTTATGGCTTGTCCAACGCCGGGCTCGATACGCCGTGGCCGAAGCTGCTCAAGGCCAAAGCGGCACTGAACGCGGTGCTGGACGATCCGCAGCCCGAGCGGTTGCTTGAATTATTGAGTGATGCGCAGACGCCGCCCGAAGCCGAGTTGCCGGATACCGGGGTGGGGATGGCGACTGAAGCGTTGTTGTCGAGCGTGTTTATTGCCAGCCAGAGCTACGGGACGCGGGCAAGTACGGCCCTGGTGGTGCAGGCGGATGGGACGCGGCGGATGGTTGAACGCAGTTTTGGGCCGTATGGGGGACATTTGGGCGAAGTTGAGATTTGCGTTTAG
- a CDS encoding LysR family transcriptional regulator: MLSAELKAFYMVARLGSITLAAKKLGLSQPTVTTQIRNLESQYSVELFYRGGRRLSVSDEGARLLPMVKTLLQQEADIEFFLRNSGQVQGTLRIAATAPYYILDLVKTFRERLPQVEVSVEIGNSQQVLEALEDYRVDIAASSQLLDDTRLIRRVLGTDPLVLAVHRNHPLATQTHVALAALAGHTLLMRESGSTTRRLTEELLASAGVSFGPLLEIGSRESIREAVLRNIGISIIARQEVPHDPQLRVLSIENAPQIPEYLYCLKERKGARLPAAFLGLAQEMSPA; this comes from the coding sequence GTGCTGAGTGCCGAGCTGAAAGCGTTTTACATGGTCGCCCGCCTGGGCAGCATCACGCTGGCGGCGAAGAAACTCGGCCTCAGCCAACCGACCGTGACCACGCAGATCCGCAATCTGGAAAGCCAGTATTCGGTGGAGCTGTTCTACCGCGGCGGCCGGCGCCTGAGCGTCAGTGACGAAGGCGCGCGCTTGCTGCCGATGGTCAAGACGCTGTTGCAGCAAGAGGCCGACATCGAGTTCTTCCTGCGCAACAGCGGCCAGGTGCAAGGCACGTTGCGCATCGCCGCGACGGCGCCGTATTACATCCTCGATCTGGTGAAGACCTTTCGCGAACGCTTGCCGCAGGTGGAAGTGTCGGTGGAAATCGGCAACTCGCAGCAGGTCCTCGAAGCGCTGGAGGATTACCGGGTGGACATCGCCGCGTCCTCGCAGCTGCTGGATGACACGCGACTGATTCGCCGGGTGCTGGGCACCGATCCGCTGGTGCTGGCGGTGCATCGCAACCATCCGTTGGCGACGCAGACGCATGTGGCGTTGGCGGCGCTGGCCGGTCACACCTTGTTGATGCGGGAATCCGGCTCGACCACGCGACGCCTGACCGAAGAGTTGCTGGCCAGCGCCGGCGTGAGTTTCGGGCCGCTGCTGGAGATCGGCAGCCGCGAGTCGATCCGCGAGGCGGTGCTGCGCAACATCGGCATCAGCATCATCGCCCGCCAGGAAGTGCCGCATGATCCGCAGTTGCGCGTGCTGAGTATCGAGAATGCGCCGCAGATTCCGGAGTATCTGTATTGCCTCAAAGAGAGGAAGGGCGCGCGGTTGCCGGCGGCGTTCCTTGGCTTGGCCCAAGAAATGTCCCCCGCCTGA
- the cadR gene encoding Cd(II)/Pb(II)-responsive transcriptional regulator, with protein sequence MKIGELAKLTDCAVETIRYYERENLLPEPARSDGNYRVYTQAHAERLTFIRNCRTLDMTLEEIRSLLALRDSPQDQCESVNALIDDHIQHVKARIDGLMALQTQLLDLRQRCGEGPEADQCGILQRLEVSGGVVATEVEHSHVGRSHGH encoded by the coding sequence ATGAAGATCGGCGAACTGGCGAAACTCACCGACTGCGCGGTGGAAACCATCCGTTACTACGAACGCGAAAACCTGCTGCCGGAACCGGCCCGCAGCGACGGCAACTACCGCGTCTACACCCAGGCCCACGCCGAACGCCTGACCTTCATCCGCAACTGCCGCACCCTCGACATGACCCTCGAAGAAATCCGCAGCCTGCTCGCCCTGCGCGACAGCCCGCAGGATCAGTGCGAAAGCGTCAATGCGCTGATCGATGACCACATTCAGCATGTGAAAGCGCGGATTGATGGGTTGATGGCGTTGCAGACGCAACTGCTCGACCTGCGCCAACGCTGTGGCGAAGGACCAGAGGCGGACCAATGCGGGATCTTGCAGCGGTTGGAGGTGAGTGGCGGGGTTGTTGCGACCGAGGTCGAACACTCCCACGTGGGCCGCAGCCACGGCCACTGA
- a CDS encoding putative 2-aminoethylphosphonate ABC transporter permease subunit, translating into MSAGIALPLPTKQVRQTSRAEIGDRIFVLGGKVLLLLLLGVAVLLPLLAIFWRGFSSEAGQGGGWVAAQELLSSANFHWLLGNSLKVSLSVAAIVVPLAYLFAYALQRTLIPGKGIWRGISLLPLMAPSMLPGIALVYLFGNQGMLRGLLSDNIYGFWGIVLGEVIYTFPHALMILLSALSLADARLFDAASSMGASPAKAFRSITWPATRQAVFAAFCLVFTLTITDFGVPVVVGGDYQVLALEAYKAVVGQQQFGRGALIGMVLLLPALFSFAVDAWLRRRHGDSMSGRAQVFKPTPSTLRDGCYLAIVVLISAALILVFGMAVFSSLVKFWPYNLSLSLNHYQFNETAGGGWLAYGNSLKMALGTALIGSVLIFTGAYLMEKTRTQRGLNLALRMLSFVPMAVPGLVLGLGYVFFFNLSGNPLHVLYGTMTLLIVCTIAHYLTTAQMTATTALRQLDAEFEAAALSLKAPLYRHYLRVTVPICLPALLDIVRYLFVSAMTTVSAAIFLYSPDTILAAVAVLNMDDAGNVGGAAAMSTLILFTSAGVSLLLACASRGLLRRSQAWRQTAPGH; encoded by the coding sequence ATGAGCGCCGGGATTGCCTTACCCTTGCCGACCAAGCAGGTACGGCAGACGTCCCGTGCCGAAATCGGCGATCGGATCTTTGTGCTCGGCGGCAAGGTCCTCTTGCTGCTGTTGCTTGGCGTCGCGGTCCTGCTGCCATTGCTGGCGATCTTCTGGCGCGGCTTCAGCAGCGAGGCCGGGCAGGGCGGTGGCTGGGTTGCGGCGCAGGAACTGCTGAGCAGCGCGAATTTTCACTGGCTGCTCGGCAACAGTCTGAAAGTCTCCCTCAGCGTCGCGGCGATTGTCGTACCGCTGGCCTACCTGTTTGCCTACGCCCTGCAACGCACATTGATACCGGGCAAAGGCATCTGGCGCGGTATCTCATTGCTGCCGCTGATGGCGCCGTCAATGCTGCCAGGGATTGCGCTCGTCTACCTGTTCGGTAATCAGGGCATGCTGCGCGGGCTGCTCTCGGACAACATCTACGGATTCTGGGGCATCGTGCTCGGTGAGGTGATTTACACCTTCCCGCATGCGCTGATGATTTTGCTGTCGGCGTTGTCGCTGGCCGATGCGCGCCTGTTCGACGCCGCATCTAGCATGGGCGCCAGTCCGGCCAAGGCGTTTCGCAGCATCACCTGGCCGGCGACGCGGCAGGCGGTGTTCGCCGCGTTCTGTCTGGTATTCACCCTGACCATCACCGATTTCGGTGTGCCGGTGGTGGTCGGCGGCGATTATCAAGTGCTGGCGCTGGAGGCCTACAAAGCCGTGGTCGGCCAACAGCAGTTCGGGCGCGGTGCGTTGATCGGCATGGTGTTGTTGCTGCCGGCGCTTTTCAGTTTCGCTGTTGATGCCTGGCTGCGGCGTCGGCATGGCGATTCCATGAGCGGTCGCGCGCAGGTGTTCAAACCGACACCGTCGACCCTGCGCGACGGCTGCTATCTGGCGATTGTCGTGTTGATCAGCGCCGCTTTGATTCTGGTGTTCGGCATGGCGGTGTTCTCGTCCCTGGTGAAGTTCTGGCCATACAACCTGTCACTGTCGCTCAACCATTACCAGTTCAACGAGACCGCTGGCGGTGGCTGGCTGGCCTACGGCAACAGTTTGAAAATGGCATTGGGTACGGCGCTGATCGGCAGCGTGCTGATCTTCACCGGCGCTTATCTGATGGAGAAAACCCGCACCCAGCGCGGGCTCAACCTGGCTTTGCGCATGCTCAGCTTCGTGCCAATGGCAGTGCCGGGGCTGGTGCTTGGCCTGGGTTATGTTTTCTTCTTCAACCTCAGCGGCAACCCACTGCACGTGCTGTACGGGACGATGACGCTGCTGATCGTCTGCACCATCGCGCACTATCTGACCACCGCACAAATGACCGCGACCACCGCGCTGCGCCAGCTCGACGCCGAGTTCGAAGCGGCGGCGCTGTCGCTGAAGGCGCCGCTGTATCGGCATTACTTGCGCGTGACCGTGCCGATCTGCCTGCCGGCGCTGCTGGACATTGTGCGCTACCTGTTCGTCTCGGCGATGACCACGGTGTCGGCGGCGATCTTCCTCTACAGCCCCGACACCATCCTCGCTGCGGTGGCGGTGCTGAACATGGACGACGCCGGCAACGTCGGCGGCGCGGCGGCGATGTCGACCCTGATTCTGTTCACCTCGGCGGGCGTGTCCTTGCTGCTGGCGTGTGCTTCGCGCGGCTTGCTGCGCCGTTCCCAGGCCTGGCGGCAAACCGCGCCCGGTCACTGA
- a CDS encoding thymidylate synthase, with product MKQYLELVSHVIQNGTKQANRTGINTISFPGAMLRFDLQEGFPAITTRKMAFKSAIGEMCGFLRGVNSAAEFRALGCKVWDQNANENAQWLANPFRQGDDDLGEIYGVQWRKWPAYKQIPLSNTAAIEQTLNNGYKQIAQGEEDGQAYVVLYKAIDQVRQCVDTIIKDPGSRRILFHGWNVAQLDEMALPPCHLLYQFHPNVETKEISLTLYIRSNDLGLGTPFNLTEGAALLSLIGRLTGYTPRWFTYFIGDAHVYENHLDMLNEQLKREPFAMPKLKISDRVPEFAKTGVYQPEWLELVEPSDFSLEGYEHHAPMTAPMAV from the coding sequence ATGAAGCAATATCTCGAACTGGTCTCGCACGTCATCCAGAACGGCACCAAACAGGCCAACCGCACTGGTATCAACACCATCAGTTTTCCTGGGGCGATGCTGCGTTTCGATCTGCAGGAAGGCTTCCCGGCGATCACCACGCGCAAAATGGCCTTCAAATCGGCGATCGGCGAGATGTGCGGCTTCCTCCGTGGTGTGAACAGCGCTGCCGAGTTTCGTGCGCTGGGCTGCAAGGTCTGGGACCAGAACGCCAACGAAAACGCGCAGTGGCTGGCCAACCCGTTCCGTCAGGGTGACGACGACCTCGGCGAAATCTATGGCGTGCAATGGCGCAAGTGGCCGGCGTACAAGCAGATCCCGCTGAGCAACACCGCAGCCATCGAACAAACCCTGAACAACGGCTACAAGCAGATCGCCCAAGGCGAAGAAGACGGCCAGGCCTACGTGGTGCTGTACAAAGCCATCGACCAGGTGCGCCAGTGCGTCGACACGATCATCAAGGATCCGGGCAGCCGTCGCATTCTGTTCCACGGCTGGAATGTCGCTCAGCTCGATGAAATGGCCCTGCCGCCATGCCATCTGCTGTACCAGTTCCACCCGAATGTCGAGACCAAAGAGATTTCTCTGACGCTCTACATCCGTTCGAATGACTTGGGCCTGGGCACGCCGTTCAACCTCACCGAAGGCGCCGCGCTGCTGAGCCTGATCGGACGCCTGACCGGCTACACGCCGCGCTGGTTCACCTATTTCATCGGTGATGCGCACGTCTACGAGAACCATCTGGACATGCTCAACGAACAGCTCAAGCGAGAGCCGTTCGCCATGCCGAAACTGAAAATCTCCGACCGCGTGCCGGAGTTTGCCAAGACTGGCGTGTATCAGCCGGAATGGCTGGAACTGGTCGAGCCGAGCGATTTCTCGCTGGAGGGCTACGAGCACCATGCGCCAATGACCGCGCCGATGGCGGTCTAG
- a CDS encoding heavy metal translocating P-type ATPase, whose translation MSDSQHTHPHTHKPGDGHDHSHKLQPVHQHAHGGDACCGSKAAPAPVHSHEDACCLSKAAAPALVQLSEKTSADARLSSFRIEAMDCPTEQTLIQNKLGKLAGIQQLEFNLINRVLSVTHSLPDTAPIVDAIKSIGMHAEPLEAGVEAAAPAPAPVKKHGWPLALSGVAALAAEVIHFSNAAPTWVVAIIALVSILSGGLGTYKKGWIALKNFNLNINALMSIAVTGAILIGQWPEAAMVMFLFTVAELIEARSLDRARNAISGLMQMTPEQATVLQADGSWGEQEVKIVELGARVRVKPGERIALDGEVVSGSSTIDQAPITGESLPVEKTIGDKVFAGTINQAGSLEYTVSAAANNSTLARIIHAVEQAQGARAPTQRFVDQFSKIYTPAVFVFALAVAIIPPLFMGAVWFDWIYRALVLLVVACPCALVISTPVTIVSGLAAAARKGILVKGGVYLEGGFKLDYLALDKTGTITHGKPVQTDYLCLEATAESTAPAVAAALAGRSDHPVSLAIANAAVDKNFVAPIVDNFEALGGRGVKGQINGQTYHLGNHRLVEELGLCSPQLEEKLFALEKQGKSVVLLLDNSGPLALFAVADTVKESSREAIRQLHELGVKTLMLTGDNAHTAEAIAAQVGIDEARGDLLPTDKLHAIEDLYKKGHRVGMVGDGINDAPALARAEIGFAMAAAGTDTAIETADVALMDDDLRKIPAFISLSRNTASILKQNIALALVIKAIFLGVTFAGLATMWMAVFADMGVSLLVVFNGLRLLRK comes from the coding sequence ATGAGCGATTCCCAGCACACCCACCCTCACACCCACAAGCCGGGCGACGGGCACGATCACAGCCATAAATTGCAGCCTGTGCATCAACATGCGCATGGCGGCGATGCCTGCTGCGGGTCGAAAGCTGCGCCGGCCCCGGTTCATTCGCACGAAGATGCCTGCTGCTTGTCGAAAGCCGCTGCGCCTGCCTTGGTGCAACTGAGCGAAAAGACCAGCGCCGATGCGCGCCTGAGCAGCTTCCGCATCGAGGCGATGGACTGCCCGACCGAGCAGACGCTGATCCAGAACAAGCTGGGCAAACTGGCGGGCATCCAGCAGTTGGAATTCAACCTGATCAACCGCGTGCTCAGCGTCACCCACAGCTTGCCGGACACCGCGCCGATCGTTGACGCGATCAAGTCGATTGGCATGCACGCCGAGCCGCTGGAGGCGGGCGTCGAAGCGGCGGCCCCGGCGCCGGCGCCGGTGAAAAAACATGGGTGGCCGCTGGCGCTGTCCGGTGTCGCGGCGCTGGCTGCCGAAGTCATCCACTTCAGCAACGCTGCGCCGACCTGGGTAGTGGCGATCATTGCACTGGTCTCAATCCTCAGCGGTGGCCTCGGCACGTACAAAAAGGGCTGGATTGCCCTGAAGAACTTCAACCTCAACATAAACGCACTGATGAGCATCGCCGTGACCGGCGCGATCCTCATCGGCCAGTGGCCGGAAGCGGCGATGGTGATGTTCCTGTTCACCGTTGCCGAGTTGATCGAAGCACGTTCGCTGGACCGGGCGCGCAATGCGATCAGTGGCTTGATGCAGATGACCCCGGAACAAGCGACGGTCTTGCAGGCGGACGGAAGCTGGGGCGAACAGGAGGTGAAAATCGTCGAACTCGGCGCCCGCGTGCGGGTGAAGCCGGGCGAACGCATCGCGTTGGACGGTGAGGTGGTCAGCGGCAGCTCGACGATTGACCAGGCGCCGATCACCGGTGAAAGCCTGCCGGTGGAAAAGACCATTGGCGATAAAGTCTTCGCCGGCACCATCAACCAGGCCGGTTCGCTGGAATACACGGTCAGCGCGGCGGCGAACAACTCGACCCTGGCGCGGATCATCCACGCCGTCGAACAGGCTCAGGGCGCCCGTGCGCCGACCCAGCGTTTTGTCGATCAATTCTCGAAAATCTATACCCCGGCGGTATTCGTGTTTGCCCTGGCCGTGGCGATCATTCCACCGCTGTTTATGGGCGCGGTATGGTTCGACTGGATCTATCGCGCCCTGGTGCTGCTGGTCGTCGCGTGCCCGTGTGCGCTGGTGATTTCCACCCCGGTGACCATTGTCAGCGGCCTCGCCGCAGCGGCGCGCAAGGGCATTCTGGTCAAGGGCGGCGTGTACCTGGAGGGCGGTTTCAAGCTCGATTATCTGGCGCTGGATAAAACCGGAACGATCACCCACGGCAAACCGGTGCAGACCGATTACCTGTGCCTGGAAGCCACCGCCGAGAGCACCGCGCCTGCCGTCGCCGCCGCGCTGGCCGGGCGCTCCGATCACCCGGTGTCGCTGGCCATCGCCAATGCCGCTGTGGATAAAAACTTCGTCGCGCCGATCGTGGATAACTTCGAAGCGCTTGGCGGGCGCGGCGTCAAAGGCCAGATCAATGGACAGACCTACCACTTGGGCAACCATCGTCTGGTTGAAGAGCTGGGCCTGTGCTCGCCACAACTGGAAGAGAAGCTGTTTGCACTGGAGAAACAGGGCAAGTCCGTGGTGCTGCTGCTCGACAACTCTGGCCCGCTGGCGCTGTTCGCAGTGGCTGACACGGTCAAGGAAAGCAGCCGGGAGGCGATTCGTCAGTTGCATGAACTCGGGGTGAAAACCCTGATGCTCACCGGCGACAATGCACACACGGCTGAGGCGATTGCCGCGCAGGTCGGTATCGACGAAGCCCGAGGCGATCTGCTGCCGACCGACAAACTGCATGCCATCGAAGATCTATATAAAAAAGGCCACCGTGTCGGCATGGTCGGCGACGGTATCAATGACGCGCCGGCACTGGCTCGCGCCGAGATCGGTTTTGCCATGGCCGCGGCCGGTACCGACACTGCGATCGAAACCGCCGATGTTGCCCTGATGGACGACGATCTGCGCAAGATCCCGGCGTTCATCAGCCTGTCGCGCAACACCGCCAGCATTCTGAAACAGAACATCGCGTTGGCTTTGGTGATCAAGGCTATCTTTCTTGGGGTAACCTTCGCCGGGCTCGCCACCATGTGGATGGCGGTGTTTGCCGACATGGGCGTGAGTCTGTTGGTGGTGTTCAACGGTTTGCGCCTGCTGCGCAAGTAA
- a CDS encoding sulfite exporter TauE/SafE family protein, with product MEFLLYLALGACAGVLAGLFGVGGGIIIVPVLVFSFTLQGFDQSILTHLAVGTSLATIIFTSVNAVREHHRRGAVRWPIFMWMTVGILLGAGFGALTAEAISGPNLQKIIGVFALLVSVQLALDVKPKASRTVPGKLGLTAAGTVIGWASAIFGIGGGSLTVPFLTWRSVPMQQAVATSSACGLPIALASAASFMILGWHDPLLPPHSLGFVYLPALLGIALTSMVFARLGARLAHRLSPRLLKRLFAALLFSVGLSFLL from the coding sequence GTGGAATTTCTGCTGTATCTGGCGCTGGGCGCCTGTGCGGGCGTGCTGGCCGGGCTGTTTGGTGTCGGCGGCGGGATCATTATCGTCCCGGTGCTGGTGTTCAGTTTCACCCTGCAGGGTTTCGATCAGTCGATCCTCACCCATCTGGCGGTCGGCACGTCGCTGGCGACGATCATCTTCACCTCGGTCAATGCCGTGCGTGAGCATCACCGCCGAGGTGCGGTGCGCTGGCCGATTTTCATGTGGATGACCGTCGGCATTTTGCTCGGCGCCGGTTTCGGTGCGCTGACGGCCGAGGCGATTTCCGGGCCGAACCTGCAGAAAATCATTGGTGTGTTCGCCCTGCTGGTCTCCGTGCAACTGGCGCTGGACGTCAAACCCAAGGCCAGCCGAACGGTGCCGGGTAAACTCGGTCTGACCGCCGCGGGCACGGTGATTGGCTGGGCCTCGGCGATTTTCGGTATTGGTGGCGGCTCGCTGACCGTGCCGTTTCTGACCTGGCGCAGCGTGCCGATGCAGCAGGCCGTGGCGACGTCATCGGCGTGTGGTCTGCCGATCGCTTTGGCCAGTGCGGCAAGTTTCATGATTCTGGGGTGGCACGATCCGTTGTTGCCACCGCATAGTCTCGGTTTTGTGTATTTGCCGGCGTTGTTGGGCATTGCCCTGACCAGCATGGTCTTCGCCCGTCTCGGCGCGCGTCTGGCGCACAGGTTGTCGCCGCGCTTGCTGAAACGGCTGTTCGCCGCTTTGCTGTTCAGCGTCGGGTTGAGCTTCCTGCTGTAA
- the lgt gene encoding prolipoprotein diacylglyceryl transferase encodes MLPYPQIDPVALAIGPLKIHWYGLMYLIGIGGAWLLASRRLNRFDPTWTKEKLSDLVFWLSMGVIVGGRLGYVLFYDLSAYLANPTLIFEVWKGGMSFHGGFIGVMLAALWFGKRNGKSFFQLMDFVAPMVPIGLGAGRIGNFINAELWGKATDVPWAMVFPPFSDPAQLPRHPSQLYQFALEGVALFLILWLFSRKPRPTMAVSGMFALFYGIFRFIVEFVRVPDAQLGYLAWNWLTMGQVLCVPMIVGGLFLIWLAYRRAPAAPLAPTA; translated from the coding sequence ATGCTGCCTTACCCGCAGATCGACCCGGTGGCCCTGGCCATCGGTCCGCTGAAAATCCACTGGTACGGGCTGATGTACCTGATCGGCATCGGCGGTGCGTGGCTGCTGGCGTCGCGCCGGCTCAACCGTTTCGACCCGACCTGGACCAAGGAAAAACTTTCCGATCTGGTGTTCTGGCTATCAATGGGCGTGATTGTCGGCGGGCGGTTGGGTTATGTGCTGTTCTACGACCTGAGCGCTTATCTGGCCAACCCGACGCTGATTTTCGAAGTCTGGAAGGGCGGCATGTCGTTCCACGGCGGCTTCATCGGCGTAATGCTCGCGGCCCTGTGGTTCGGCAAGCGTAACGGCAAGTCGTTTTTCCAGTTGATGGACTTCGTCGCGCCGATGGTGCCGATCGGTCTGGGTGCCGGGCGCATCGGCAACTTCATCAACGCCGAGCTGTGGGGCAAGGCCACCGACGTGCCATGGGCGATGGTGTTCCCGCCGTTCAGCGACCCGGCGCAACTGCCGCGTCACCCCTCGCAGCTGTATCAGTTCGCCCTCGAAGGCGTCGCACTGTTCCTTATTCTGTGGCTGTTCTCGCGCAAACCGCGGCCAACCATGGCGGTGTCGGGGATGTTCGCGCTGTTCTATGGCATCTTCCGTTTCATCGTCGAGTTCGTTCGCGTACCGGATGCCCAGCTGGGCTATCTGGCCTGGAACTGGCTCACCATGGGCCAGGTGCTGTGCGTGCCGATGATCGTCGGCGGGCTGTTCCTGATCTGGCTGGCCTATCGTCGCGCCCCGGCAGCGCCGCTCGCCCCGACGGCTTAA